In a single window of the Hoyosella subflava DQS3-9A1 genome:
- a CDS encoding lysine N(6)-hydroxylase/L-ornithine N(5)-oxygenase family protein: protein MSDQDSTEIDIAGIGFGPSNLALAIAIEEYNETASQPLRAVFFERQERFGWHRGMLLDGTSMQVAFPKDLATFRNPRSRYTFFSYLHDQDRLVDFVNHQTFFPSRKEFHAYLEWAADRVGADVRYGTTVTSVTPMYDANGQADTLRVDTEGKSVVARHVVAAVGLRERLPEGIQTSRRCFHNHQFLHRIAEMPPPAHQRFIVVGAGQSAAEIVDYLHTHHPSAEVHSVFSRFGYSPADDSPYANRIFDPAVVDEFHHAPAAVRRRLLDLHRGVNYSVVDPDLIAKLYAAEYRERVSGQRRLFMRRASQLTRVQERPDGVDVTIRSDLDGLDDELTCDAVVFATGFTPTPLQPLFGTLVAQPPAVTREYRLSTSPGIRAGIYLQGGVEHSHGISSSLLSNVAVRAGEILQSIARAPSFTRNETSA from the coding sequence ATGAGCGACCAGGATTCCACTGAAATCGACATCGCCGGAATCGGTTTCGGCCCCTCCAACCTGGCGCTGGCCATCGCGATCGAGGAGTACAACGAGACTGCGAGCCAACCACTGCGCGCCGTTTTTTTTGAACGGCAGGAACGCTTCGGCTGGCACCGGGGCATGCTGCTCGACGGAACGTCCATGCAGGTCGCTTTTCCCAAGGATCTCGCGACGTTCCGCAATCCCCGCAGCCGATACACCTTCTTCTCGTACCTGCACGATCAGGACCGGCTCGTCGACTTCGTCAACCACCAGACGTTCTTCCCCTCCAGAAAGGAGTTTCACGCCTACCTCGAGTGGGCCGCTGACCGGGTTGGTGCCGACGTCCGCTACGGCACCACGGTCACCAGCGTCACACCGATGTACGACGCGAACGGCCAGGCGGACACACTCAGAGTCGACACGGAGGGCAAATCTGTGGTTGCGCGCCACGTTGTTGCCGCGGTTGGCCTCCGTGAGCGACTGCCCGAAGGCATCCAGACATCGCGGCGGTGCTTCCACAACCACCAGTTCCTCCATCGGATCGCAGAGATGCCCCCACCTGCGCATCAGCGGTTCATCGTCGTAGGCGCTGGCCAGAGCGCCGCCGAAATCGTGGATTACCTGCACACTCACCACCCGAGCGCCGAGGTGCATAGCGTCTTTTCGCGTTTTGGCTACAGCCCCGCCGACGACAGCCCGTACGCCAACCGCATCTTCGACCCCGCCGTTGTCGACGAATTCCATCACGCGCCCGCCGCAGTCCGGCGGCGCCTGCTCGACCTCCACCGCGGGGTGAACTACTCCGTCGTGGACCCTGATCTCATTGCCAAACTGTACGCGGCGGAGTACCGCGAACGGGTCAGCGGCCAGCGGCGACTGTTCATGCGCAGAGCCTCCCAGCTAACTCGCGTGCAGGAACGACCCGACGGTGTTGACGTCACCATCCGCTCCGATCTTGACGGCCTCGATGACGAGCTCACCTGCGATGCCGTAGTTTTCGCGACCGGTTTCACCCCAACTCCCCTACAACCGCTGTTCGGGACACTCGTGGCGCAACCGCCTGCTGTCACACGCGAGTATCGCCTCAGCACCAGCCCAGGGATTCGCGCCGGAATCTACTTGCAGGGCGGAGTGGAACACAGCCACGGCATCAGCTCGTCCCTGCTGTCCAACGTCGCAGTGCGAGCCGGCGAAATCCTCCAGTCCATCGCCCGGGCGCCGAGCTTCACAAGAAACGAGACATCCGCATAG
- a CDS encoding sensor histidine kinase yields MPPQSVWGERQRLVLRYDAAIAPQSEARGFAPAYGNGMGLASRVRANLTVWIDASLAVVSVILFVVAWSTLQLTHDVSLATQPVVAAVTAAPLLAARRKPVLGFGAAAGWAVIVSMQIETLPGWHFPWQVVHVIVLMLLAGAVALQCRIWVSVVVWAVTVAVFDLTAGADGLPLGVTALMVVAVLLRSLVLSRLQLSDQERLRDEERERRIILEERARIARELHDVVAHQMSLVVVQAETAPFRLKNVPGEVRDEFTSIAGTARDALLEVRGLLGVLRAEDAVVQRAPQPGAQQLPELLASTKRAGVPLNWSFSGEAPEDLSTLTGMSLYRIVQEALANASRHAPRTPVRVQISYTDVAVEAVITNKLLQPLSGVPGNGIAGMNERAVSAGGTLHAGPTPKGGFEVRAELPITVVRPRPA; encoded by the coding sequence ATGCCTCCTCAGTCTGTGTGGGGAGAACGTCAGCGCCTAGTACTGAGGTATGACGCAGCGATCGCTCCGCAGAGTGAGGCGCGGGGGTTCGCGCCTGCGTACGGTAATGGCATGGGCCTTGCGTCGAGGGTGCGTGCGAACCTGACGGTGTGGATCGACGCGTCCCTGGCGGTCGTGAGTGTGATCCTGTTCGTGGTCGCGTGGTCGACTCTGCAGCTGACGCACGATGTGTCGCTCGCGACGCAGCCGGTTGTCGCTGCGGTTACTGCGGCGCCTTTGTTGGCGGCACGCCGGAAACCGGTGCTCGGATTCGGCGCGGCTGCCGGGTGGGCGGTCATCGTCAGCATGCAGATCGAGACGCTGCCCGGATGGCATTTTCCGTGGCAAGTGGTGCACGTGATCGTGCTGATGCTGCTGGCTGGGGCGGTGGCTCTGCAGTGCCGGATATGGGTCAGCGTGGTCGTCTGGGCGGTGACGGTTGCTGTCTTCGACCTGACTGCCGGCGCCGATGGACTTCCCCTAGGCGTGACCGCCCTGATGGTCGTGGCTGTGCTTCTCCGCAGCCTGGTGCTGTCGCGGCTGCAGCTTTCTGATCAAGAGCGGCTGCGGGATGAGGAGCGCGAACGCCGCATCATCCTGGAAGAGCGTGCACGTATCGCGCGTGAACTCCATGACGTTGTCGCGCACCAGATGTCGCTCGTGGTGGTGCAAGCGGAGACGGCACCGTTCCGATTGAAGAATGTTCCTGGTGAGGTGCGTGATGAGTTCACATCGATAGCGGGAACAGCGAGGGACGCTTTGCTCGAAGTGCGCGGTCTGCTCGGGGTACTCCGTGCAGAGGATGCGGTGGTGCAGCGCGCGCCGCAACCGGGGGCGCAGCAACTGCCTGAACTCCTCGCGAGCACGAAAAGAGCAGGCGTGCCGCTGAACTGGTCGTTCAGCGGGGAGGCGCCTGAGGATCTGAGCACGCTGACCGGGATGAGTCTCTACCGCATCGTGCAGGAGGCGCTGGCTAACGCTTCCAGGCATGCGCCCAGAACTCCGGTTCGCGTTCAGATTTCCTACACCGACGTCGCGGTGGAGGCAGTGATCACAAACAAGCTGCTGCAGCCGCTGTCAGGCGTACCAGGCAACGGAATTGCGGGAATGAACGAGCGTGCCGTCAGCGCTGGCGGCACCCTTCATGCAGGCCCTACCCCTAAAGGGGGTTTTGAGGTTCGCGCTGAGCTGCCCATCACCGTTGTGCGACCCCGGCCGGCATAG
- the rfbB gene encoding dTDP-glucose 4,6-dehydratase: protein MRLLVTGGAGFIGANFVHLTVRDHPDVQVTVLDKLTYAGHKESLAPVGGHIEFVHGDVADFPLVDRLVAQADFVVHFAAESHNDNSLRGPEPFINTNIVGTFTLLEAVRSHGVRLHHISTDEVFGDLELDDPQRFDEVTAYNPSSPYSASKASADLLVRAWVRSFGVHATISNCSNNYGPYQHVEKFIPRQITNILTGVRPKLYGEGLNVRDWIHVDDHNRAVWTILEKGTAGETYLIGADGEESNRNVLALILDLMGCGADDFDHVADRPGHDLRYAINSSKLRSELGWKPEFRDFRDGLAATIDWYRLNEAWWRPFKDATERAYDRGSQR, encoded by the coding sequence GTGCGACTCCTCGTCACCGGCGGCGCCGGGTTCATCGGTGCTAACTTCGTGCACCTGACCGTGCGCGATCACCCTGATGTTCAGGTGACCGTCCTCGACAAGCTCACATATGCGGGACATAAGGAGTCGCTCGCGCCGGTCGGGGGCCATATTGAGTTTGTGCACGGTGACGTTGCTGACTTTCCGCTGGTAGATCGCCTCGTTGCGCAGGCTGACTTCGTCGTGCATTTCGCCGCTGAATCGCACAACGACAATTCGCTGCGCGGTCCCGAGCCGTTCATCAACACGAATATCGTCGGAACATTCACGCTGCTCGAAGCGGTCCGGTCGCATGGTGTGCGCCTGCATCACATATCGACCGACGAAGTGTTCGGTGATCTGGAGCTCGATGACCCGCAGCGGTTCGATGAGGTGACGGCGTATAACCCGTCAAGCCCCTACTCGGCGTCTAAAGCCTCAGCAGACCTACTGGTCCGCGCCTGGGTGCGCTCCTTCGGGGTCCACGCCACGATTTCGAATTGTTCGAATAACTATGGCCCTTACCAGCATGTCGAGAAGTTCATCCCCCGGCAGATCACCAACATCCTGACCGGGGTCCGGCCGAAACTGTATGGCGAAGGCCTGAACGTGCGTGACTGGATTCATGTCGACGACCACAACCGCGCGGTGTGGACCATTCTGGAAAAGGGCACTGCAGGCGAGACGTACTTGATTGGCGCGGACGGGGAGGAGTCGAACCGCAATGTTCTTGCGCTCATCCTCGACCTGATGGGCTGCGGCGCGGACGACTTCGACCACGTGGCGGACCGGCCGGGCCACGACTTGCGTTATGCGATTAACTCGTCAAAGTTGCGTTCTGAGCTTGGGTGGAAGCCAGAGTTCCGCGATTTCCGTGACGGACTTGCCGCCACGATCGATTGGTACCGGCTCAACGAGGCCTGGTGGCGCCCGTTCAAGGACGCCACCGAGCGAGCTTACGACCGTGGCTCACAGCGCTGA
- a CDS encoding ABC transporter ATP-binding protein encodes MEIRLDQVDVALRGTQIVRDVTLVVPDGTFTGLLGPNGSGKSTLLRTLYRIHKPTGGSIFLGDHDIRELTAKQTARTVAVMTQETSQDFALTALDIALLGRVPHQRGFGGDSDRDLTLAYEMLSSVGAKHLANRMFADLSGGEKQRVLLARALVHEAPILVLDEPTNHLDIGFQLELMTMVRERGLTTIAALHDLNLAAAFCDSVVVLNEGTVAAQGSPEDVLLPDLLRDVFRVAAHTLTHPADGRRVIAFSAQRSPISTTTRGAR; translated from the coding sequence ATGGAGATACGTTTGGACCAGGTGGACGTCGCCCTGCGTGGCACCCAGATCGTGCGGGACGTCACACTCGTCGTGCCAGACGGCACCTTCACGGGCTTGCTCGGACCGAATGGCAGCGGCAAATCGACCTTGCTGAGGACGCTCTACCGCATACACAAGCCCACCGGGGGGTCGATCTTCCTCGGTGACCACGACATTCGTGAACTCACCGCCAAGCAGACCGCGCGAACCGTGGCTGTGATGACTCAGGAAACATCGCAGGACTTTGCTTTGACCGCGCTCGACATCGCGCTGCTGGGGCGCGTCCCACATCAGCGCGGCTTCGGCGGCGACTCCGATCGAGACCTCACCCTGGCCTACGAGATGCTCAGCTCGGTGGGAGCGAAGCACCTCGCCAACCGGATGTTCGCCGACCTGTCGGGCGGCGAGAAACAGCGAGTTCTCCTCGCGCGTGCGCTCGTGCATGAGGCTCCGATACTGGTTCTCGATGAGCCGACCAACCACCTGGATATCGGCTTCCAGCTCGAACTGATGACGATGGTGCGTGAACGGGGGCTGACCACGATCGCTGCTCTCCACGACCTCAACCTCGCTGCGGCTTTCTGTGACTCGGTGGTTGTTCTGAACGAGGGGACGGTGGCTGCCCAGGGAAGCCCCGAGGATGTCCTGCTGCCCGATCTTCTGCGCGATGTCTTCCGGGTTGCTGCGCACACCCTCACGCACCCGGCAGATGGGCGCCGTGTGATCGCATTCAGCGCGCAGCGAAGCCCGATATCGACCACCACCCGAGGAGCACGATGA
- a CDS encoding response regulator, with amino-acid sequence MTIRLFIADDQAMVRQGFGALLASQDDMIVVGDAANGADAVEAVKRLEPEVVLMDVRMPVMDGLEATRQILTSATARDHVKVLMLTTFDIDDYVYEALAAGASGFLLKDATAEELVRAVRIVASGDALLAPSVTRRLIAEVTKRRAAPKRRKSLLMELTPREREVLELVAHGMSNAEIADALVVAEQTVKSHVSNVLSKLQLRDRAQAVVAAYESGLVTPG; translated from the coding sequence GTGACCATCAGGTTGTTCATCGCCGACGATCAAGCGATGGTGCGTCAAGGCTTCGGTGCGCTGCTCGCTTCGCAGGACGACATGATCGTCGTTGGTGATGCCGCGAATGGTGCTGACGCGGTGGAAGCTGTGAAACGCCTCGAGCCTGAGGTGGTGCTGATGGACGTGCGTATGCCAGTGATGGATGGGCTGGAGGCGACCCGGCAGATCTTGACCTCAGCGACGGCCCGGGACCACGTCAAAGTGCTGATGCTGACGACGTTTGACATCGATGACTATGTTTACGAGGCGCTCGCCGCCGGCGCCAGCGGCTTCCTCCTGAAAGACGCCACTGCCGAGGAGCTAGTTAGGGCAGTGCGTATTGTCGCGAGCGGTGATGCGCTGCTAGCCCCCTCGGTGACGCGCCGCCTCATCGCCGAGGTCACGAAACGGCGGGCAGCTCCAAAGCGTCGCAAGTCGTTGCTCATGGAGTTGACGCCGCGTGAACGCGAGGTGCTTGAACTCGTTGCGCACGGCATGAGTAACGCCGAGATCGCGGACGCGCTGGTGGTTGCGGAGCAGACCGTGAAAAGCCATGTCAGCAATGTGCTGTCGAAATTGCAGCTGCGCGACCGTGCTCAGGCGGTTGTGGCCGCCTACGAATCGGGACTGGTGACGCCCGGCTAG
- a CDS encoding FecCD family ABC transporter permease, with amino-acid sequence MPSPTVEARTVARPPGRATALLCGLIGVGIAAVLLVSASTGPLQTSFIDALKIVVGHLLPNMPWMADGSLTLAQDQAVWNFRVPRTILAGVAGASLALAGAIMQVTVRNPLAEPYILGVSAGAGVGAVLAIVFGSTALAGVPLSIAAFLGATVATVLVYLLAQQRGVIAPARLILAGVALGALLSAITNFLTITTEAQNVFSVLFFLLGSVSAATYSQIVFPAVCLAALAVLVMLQSRSLNAMLTGDEAATALGVNVGLMRKLLLLAAALLTGATVAVAGGIGFVGLVIPHVARILVGADHRRMLPVTVLGGALFLMLADLLSRTLAQPTEIPLGILTAVVGAPFFLWLMRRASAVRGGVS; translated from the coding sequence GTGCCCAGTCCGACCGTTGAAGCTCGCACCGTGGCTCGGCCTCCTGGCCGCGCTACGGCGCTCCTTTGTGGGCTTATCGGAGTCGGAATCGCTGCGGTTCTGTTGGTCTCAGCAAGCACCGGTCCTCTCCAGACGTCCTTCATCGATGCCCTGAAAATCGTCGTGGGCCACCTACTGCCGAACATGCCATGGATGGCTGACGGATCGTTGACGCTGGCCCAGGACCAGGCAGTGTGGAACTTCCGGGTGCCTCGGACGATCCTCGCTGGTGTCGCCGGGGCATCGCTTGCACTAGCTGGCGCAATCATGCAGGTCACGGTGCGCAACCCCCTTGCTGAGCCGTACATACTCGGTGTGTCCGCCGGAGCGGGCGTCGGCGCGGTACTTGCGATCGTCTTCGGGTCGACCGCATTAGCGGGGGTGCCGCTGAGCATCGCCGCGTTCCTGGGCGCCACGGTCGCTACGGTGCTTGTCTACCTGCTAGCTCAGCAGCGCGGCGTTATTGCTCCAGCCAGGCTGATCCTCGCTGGTGTCGCCCTGGGTGCGCTGCTTTCCGCCATCACGAACTTCCTGACCATCACAACCGAAGCGCAGAACGTCTTCAGTGTGCTGTTCTTCCTGCTCGGCAGTGTCTCGGCCGCGACCTACTCCCAGATCGTATTCCCGGCGGTGTGCTTGGCCGCCCTCGCGGTGCTGGTGATGCTGCAGTCGCGTTCCCTCAATGCCATGCTCACGGGGGATGAGGCGGCGACCGCGCTGGGCGTCAACGTAGGCCTCATGCGGAAGCTGCTCCTCCTCGCTGCGGCGCTCCTGACGGGAGCGACAGTCGCCGTTGCCGGTGGGATTGGCTTCGTCGGGCTTGTGATACCCCACGTCGCGCGGATCCTTGTCGGTGCGGATCACCGGAGGATGCTGCCCGTAACAGTGCTGGGCGGCGCGCTCTTCCTGATGCTCGCGGACTTGCTTTCCCGAACGCTCGCACAGCCGACGGAGATTCCACTGGGGATTCTCACTGCCGTTGTTGGGGCACCGTTCTTCCTCTGGCTGATGCGGCGCGCTAGCGCAGTCCGCGGGGGAGTGAGCTGA
- a CDS encoding ABC transporter substrate-binding protein → MRMRQASYWIATAAAGLLTLTACGQSVSPVASDEEAHERRTAESCGQPVTLDGDPQRIVSMMPGTTDLLVRLGVADRIVGEAQGKGAALNSQLDGEAVVILSEDSPPSREVLLNVEPDLVVSPTSYEFTAEQGFASIDQLGDAGAGVYIAAAGCFDRRKTAEVSDLVVDIENLPALLGVKAQGSELASSVEAEISAIESAVAERENPSVAQLYIEGTTISAIGAGLEYDTIRTAGGDNVFDPADPEFSDFIAAVISPETLIARDPQVIVISVENDAHERAVRDFLTSRFGDVSAVREDRIVAVSSDAVMPGTWGNIEVLRQLAHAFHTGVF, encoded by the coding sequence ATGAGGATGCGGCAAGCGAGCTATTGGATAGCTACCGCTGCAGCGGGACTGCTGACACTGACCGCCTGTGGTCAGTCGGTGAGCCCGGTTGCGAGCGACGAAGAGGCGCATGAGAGGCGCACCGCTGAGAGTTGTGGGCAGCCCGTCACCCTCGACGGTGACCCACAGCGAATCGTCTCGATGATGCCGGGTACCACGGATCTGCTTGTCCGGCTCGGCGTGGCCGATCGCATCGTCGGTGAGGCGCAGGGCAAGGGTGCTGCCCTGAACTCACAACTCGATGGCGAGGCAGTCGTGATTCTCAGTGAGGACTCGCCACCCTCGCGAGAAGTGCTGCTGAATGTCGAGCCAGATCTCGTGGTATCTCCAACCAGCTACGAATTCACCGCGGAACAGGGCTTTGCGAGCATCGACCAGCTCGGCGATGCGGGAGCGGGAGTCTATATCGCGGCGGCGGGCTGCTTTGATCGCAGAAAGACCGCTGAAGTATCGGACCTGGTCGTCGACATCGAGAACCTTCCGGCACTACTTGGCGTAAAGGCACAGGGGAGCGAGCTGGCCAGCTCCGTTGAGGCGGAGATCAGCGCAATCGAGTCTGCTGTCGCGGAGCGCGAGAACCCTTCGGTAGCTCAGCTTTACATTGAAGGCACGACCATTTCTGCCATCGGTGCCGGGCTCGAATACGACACTATCCGTACAGCGGGCGGAGACAATGTCTTCGATCCAGCTGATCCTGAGTTCTCTGACTTCATCGCAGCGGTGATCTCCCCCGAAACACTCATCGCACGGGACCCTCAGGTCATCGTCATCTCAGTGGAGAATGATGCTCATGAGCGGGCCGTTCGCGACTTCCTGACGAGCCGGTTCGGTGACGTCAGTGCGGTTCGTGAGGACAGAATCGTCGCAGTCAGCAGTGACGCGGTGATGCCGGGAACGTGGGGCAACATCGAAGTGTTGCGACAGCTCGCGCATGCGTTTCACACTGGCGTGTTCTGA